The genomic window CGCCCATGTGCTCGACGCCGAGGTGCCGCTGCTCGTGGGCGCCTACGACTCCGGCGTCGGCATCGCCAAACTCGGCCGCGACTCCGTATCGGCAGCCATCATGGATTCCACCGGGCGGGTGATCGCCGACGAACGGCTATTCATGCTGAACTCCACCACGGATGCCATCGACGCGGGCGCGGATATCATCAACACCGGCCTGCCAGGGAAGAGCCCACGCACGGGCAGCGCGCCGAACACGTCGTTTATCACCTATCCCGCGTTGAACGTGCTCAGCGCAGAGCGATGCTGGAATCTCACTGACGGGAGCGTGTGCGTATCCGACGGCAAGGTCCTCGTCTATGACCCGCGCGGAAATCTGCTGCGCCAAAATCCGCTACCGGAGGCAAGCGCCGCCGCGGCCTACGAGGTTCGCGGCATGAACGCCGACACGAGCGCGGCCGAGTTGGATAGCGCGCTGCGCGAGAAAGTCACGCAATCCGCACAGGGCAGCACCGAACCAACCAGCCGGGTACCCGCGATCCTCACAAACGGCGCATGGCTGACCGCCTTGCCCGCAGGAGCCGAACCCCTGCGGAGAGGCGCCCCCTTCGGCGTCGTGAACGGGAATGTGGTGAACCTGGCGACCAGCGAGGCGCTCGCGGAGCGGGTCATTGCCGGGGCGGGCCGGAGTGCGGATATGTTCTTTGAATGGGACGGGTCGGCTATGCACTATCTGCGCCCGCGGGGCTAATGCCACATTTCGCCTTGAGACCTAGATTAATGCCGCATAAGTGCAGAATAATGAGAATATGACCACCTTAACGCCACGGCAGAATCTATTTGTGCAAGTTTTGATATCCATATCGCTTGCACTCATTGTGATCGTTGGCTTCACGTGGATTCGCTTCTACGGCGTGGAAGATGTGGCGGACGAGGAAGATCAGGCCTCGTACCACACGCATGACATCAACGTGATCAAAGAACACCGCAAGCCCTATGTGGGGGATAATTCGAACACCGTCCAAACCCTGTACGCGTTACCTTTGGCGAGCCGGATCAATCGGATAGAGATTCACGACACGAGCGTGGTGGTCAATCTCAACGACGGCGACACCGCCGACGAGCGGGAAAACGTCCTGTATTCTTCGCTGGCTTTCATGGCGGCGATAGACAACGCCAGCTTGCTGACCTACCTAACCCCGAACGGCAGCTATATCGTGGAGCGGACCGCGCTCGAAGAGCGGTTTGGCACCCCGCTCAGCGCGATGCTCGACTCTCCAGACAGCTGGCAGGGTGCACGGGCGCTGATCCCGGTGGAGGCGAGCTCGCTGGTCATCGGCGACTAGCCGCTAGACTTTGCGTATGCACGAGCTTGGAATCTCCTCTATTCATCCCGATGCCCCGGCGATGTTCTCGGCGGCCGCGATTATGCGCGCACCCATAGACCTCGACGCCGCCGTCTCCCGCTTCGCCTCTCTCTGGGGAGAAAGCGTGGAGCCGAACTGGGAAGTAGTCGATGAGCGCGCCGGCGACGCCGGTCGGGTGCTTCACGTGAAGGTGGACGGCGTCCATGTGCTCCTCACCCCCGTGCCGCACGGCCTGGTGTTGAAAAAGGGTCAGCTGCCGTTGCACAACTTCCACGTGGCGGCCTCCTTCTACGCTCCCGATGATCCGGCGCCAGCCGACATCCCCTTGGGGCGTGAACTGCGGCGTCGTCACCTGATGGTGAAGGCTCACACGGTGTTTACGCAGGTCATGGACGCTGTGATGCGCGAGACGGCGGCGATCGGGGTATATCGGGACGAGTTGGGCGTACTGATGCCTCCTGCGATGGTGATCGGCCTGGCGGAACTCTTGACGAAAGGGCAGGCGCCGCTTCCGCTGTGGATCAATGTGCGGGTTCACCGCCACGACCTCACGTTCGGCCGCACGCTCGGTTTGACAAATTTCGGGCATCTGGATGTGCAGGTGCGCGAATCGACGCGCTCGGAGGAGGAGGTCTACAACTTGCTGATGAACGTGGCCAACTATGTGGTGACGGGCGAGACCTACCTGCTGCCCAGTCAGACGCTTGGCTACGCCGAGGGTCAGGAGATCGCTATCTCGCAGGAAGTCTCCGAAGCTGATGGCGCAACAGTGATCCGACTCGACTTTTAGCAGCCGCGCCTGCGCGGCGGGTCGCGCTTCGTGTCCGATATTTCACATGAGCCCAATCGATGAGGTTCCGCGCCCAACCACTAGATATAGTGGTGGAGAAATAATCAATCGGAACATGGAGTGTTGAGAGTGCTCATTGCAATTGGCGGAATGATCGGCGTCGGAAAAACCCTGGCCGCGAATCTCATCGCTGACCACCTAGACGCTCCGCTTCACCTGGAAAGCGTCGAAGGCAACGTCATCCTCGAGAAGTTCTACACGGCCACGCCCGAAGAAGAGCAAGCCAAGCGGTACCCGTTCCTGTTGCAGCTCGCATTCTTGAACTCGCGCTTTTCCGATATCAAGCGCGCCCTCGAATCGCGGCACGCCGTACTTGACCGCTCCATCTACGAGGACTGGTATTTTGCCCGCATCAACACCGACCTCGGCCGAATCTCCGAACTGGAGTTCTCCCTGTACGAGAACCTGCTGGCCAACATGATGGAGGAGCTCGAGTTCTTCCCTAAGAAGGCGCCCGATCTTTTCGTATTCCTCCACGCCGATTTCGACACGATCATCAACCGCATCTCCCGGCGGGGTCGCGACTTCGAGCAAGACGCTTCTCAGCTGGCCTACTTCCACCGTCTGTGGGAGGGCTACCGCGACTGGGTGGAAAATCGCTATCACGAGTCGCCGGTCCTTGTCTTCGATACCGACCGCTACGACCTCAGCGATCCGGAAAGCCAGCGCCTTTTGCTGGAGCTGGTCGACCAGAAGTTGGCCGAGTCCGCGCTAGCCGACGCCGAGTGCCCGGTGCCCACGGTAGCCGCCGTGCGCTGAGCGTGATGGCTGACGGTGTCGTGAAGCGATCTGCGGGTGCTATGATGTCTCGCGGACGTGCGAGCGATCCGCGTCCCGCCTCGCCCGCGACCGCGGTCGACGGCGCGCCTGGGTAGTGGCAGTGCCCGGCGGATTCTCGCGCGCTGACTTCAGTCCTTTGCGCGCGCTCACGAAAGGACATCATGACTGCCACCCCTTCGCACAGCCACGACGCCGCCCAGCTGACCCCCGCCACGTATGCGCCGATCCGGCGCGGTTATTACGACTATTTCGCGGTTTTCTTCGTCTCCTTCCTCCTGCTGTCCAACATCGGGGCGACCAAGCTTGTGGAAGTTGGCCCTCTGACCTTCGACGGCGGCGCCATCCTCTTCCCGCTGACCTACATCATCGGCGACGTCCTGTCCGAAGTGTACGGATTTAAGGCGGCCAAACGGGCGATCTTTATGGGCTTCGTGATTTCCTTCCTGGCGTCTCTAACGTTCTGGCTGATCATCATGCTGCCCGCCCATCCGGACTACACGAGCCAGGCCGCCTTCGAGGAAGTCCTCGGCGTGGTGTGGCGCTTTGTGGCGGCGTCGTTGGCCGGATACCTCGTGGGCCAGCTGCTCAACGCGAAAGTTCTCACCGCGATCAAGGACCGCTGGGGAGAAGAGCACATGTGGGCGCGCCTCGTGGGCTCGACCCTCGTCGGCGAGGCTGCCGACACAATCATCTTCTGCCTGGTGGCCTGGGTAGGCGTGATGAGCTGGGCCGTGATCGCGAACCTCGCCCTGGTTGGCTTCTTGTATAAAGTGGCTGTCGAGATCGTTTTCCTGCCGCTGACCTACCTGGTCATCAACCTCGTCAAGAAGCACGAACCCAATTACCGGAAGTAGCACATGTTTAGTCTCGAACACCGCCTCGCGGGCACCCTCGCCCGCACGGGCACCATTCACACCCCGCACGGCGACATCCGTACCCCCGCCTTTATCCCCGTCGGCACCAAGGCCACGGTCAAGGCCACCCTGCCCGAGTCGGTCAAGGAGGTGGGCGCGCAGGCCGTGCTCTCGAATGCCTACCATCTGTACTTGCAGCCGGGCTCCGACGTCGTGGACGAAGCTGGCGGGCTGGGTGCATTCATGAACTGGGACGGGCCCACCTACACCGACTCCGGCGGCTTCCAGGTGATGAGCCTCGGGTCGGGATTCAAGAAGGTGCTATCGGAGGAGTTTTCGGGGAAGGCGATGGCAGACGACGCCGTGGCACCCGGCAGGGAGCGGCTCGCGAATGTGGACGACGACGGGGTGTGGTTCCGCTCCCACCTCAACGGATCCAAACACCGCTTCACCCCCGAAATATCCATGCGCATCCAGCATGAACTCGGCGCAGACATCATCTTTGCCTTCGACGAGCTGACGACGCTGATGAACTCGCGCAGTTATCAGGAGAAAGCGCTCGAACGGACCCGGCTCTGGGCCGAGCGCTGCCTCGTCGCCCACAAGCAACTAACCGAGGAGCGCGAGGGTAAGCCATACCAGCAACTTTTTGGGGTGATCCAGGGCGCACAGTACGAGGATCTGCGCAGGAAGGCGGCGCGAGATCTGGGGTCGATGGAGGTTGAAGGCCAGCGCTTCGATGGCTTCGGCATCGGCGGCGCGCTGGAAAAGAAGAACCTCTCCACGATCACGGCCTGGGTGAGCGAGGAGTTGCCAGAGGACAAGGCGCGCCACATGCTCGGCATCTCCGAGCCGGATGACTTCTTCGCCTGCATCGAATCGGGCGCGGACACGTTTGATTGCGTCAATCCTTCGCGGGTGGCGCGCAACGCCGCGATTTATTCGCCCACGGGTCGGTTCAACGTGACGCGCGCCGAGTTCAAGCGGGATTTCTCCCCGCTGGTCGAGGGCTGTGGATGTTACACGTGTCGACACTACACGAAGGCTTACATTCACCACCTGTTCAAGGCGAAGGAAATGCTGTCGTCAACCCTGTGTACCATCCACAACGAGCACTTCACGGTGAATTTGGTGGATCGGATCCGTGCCTCGATCGTGGACGGCACGTATTGGGAGTTCAAGGAGGAGACGCTGGGACGGTTTTATGGCTGACAGACGTGAACGAGAGGCCTCCCTGCAGACCTAACACTAATCTGGTAGATCACCTAACTATGCCGCCAACGGCAGACGGGTCACCGTTGCGAAAGAGTAGAACAAACAAAACGCAGGTTGACGAGGCATAAAGACTATTGATCTCTTTTCAGGTGTCGTGGCGGTAATGACTTAAGTGAGGAGGCAAACTCTACACAAACCTGAAGGCCGCCACCAGGGCGAGGCGTAAGCGTTAACTCTGCACCGAAGCGATCGACGATCGTTGAGACAATAGATAATCCTAGACCCCGATTTTCCTGTCGAATGCGACCGCGCGAAGTCCAGAATGGTTCGGTGAGTTGGGTCATTGCTGCAGGGTCAAGCGGATGACCTGTGTTCGACACCGTGAGTCGTGAATGTGATTCTGTGTCGCGTTTAGAGACGGTAGTGGTCTCGATGAAGATTGTTCCTGAATCGATATTATGATGAACAGCATTTTGAATTAGATTCTGAACCAGCTGATAGAGGAGTCGACCATCCGCACAAATGACGCTTGATTCAAGACTGTGCGTGATAGATAGGTTTTTCGAAGAGGCAGACGGTTGCGTTTCTTGAAGAACTTTATGTACAACGTCCGCAAGATCGATTTGCGTCAATTCAAGGGCATCGGATTCGAGCTGGGCCAAGTCCAGGAGTGCTTCGATGGTTTGAGTGCTGCGCTCGTTGACCTTGACCAGTTTTTCCAAAACAGCTCTGTCTATAGGACCATCTTTTGCTAGTGCGACATCCAGAATAGTTCGAGTCGTAGCTAACGGCGTGCGCAATTCGTGAGAAGCGTTGGCTGTGAATCGCCGCTGTGTTGCAGCAGAGCGCTCGATGCTGTCAAGCATTTTATTGAACGAATCAATGAGATTTGTAATCTCATCTCGAGGGCCATCAGAAGAGATCCGGTAGTCCAGGTGTCCTTCCGCAGCTCGCATCGCCGCTTCACTAACGTGTGTCAATGGACGCAGCATTCGTCCGGCAAGCCACCAAGCAACGAATGAACTCAAGATAGCAAGAATTAGTAATGAAATCGCAGCTAGGCGAAGCAACGAAGCAAACAAGTCGACTCCGGTCTCCACCGTCACCTCAACGTTAGATTCTTGCAAATAAATGATTGGATTATTGCTTGGCCAAGAATCTTCTTCCGCCTGACTATCGGGCGAAAAATCAAATATATCGTTAGGGATAAAGCTCAAATAGATCGTGATTGCAGCGAGCAGAACTATACTGCAGGCAATAATCAACGCTGAATAGGACAGTGCGAGACGGGCGCGGGATGTAAGGCGGATTTTGTTGCTAATCACGGCACAACCATTTACTGAGGGGAGTCTTCTCTTATGACATAGCCAACGCCAGATATTGTGTGAATAACCCAGGGCTGGCCGAGTTTCCTTCTTAACGAACTTATTGTCACCTTAACTGATTGTGTAAACGGGTTTGCGTTCATGTCCCACGCTTCCTCGAGTAATTGCTCTGCGCTAACCACTCGTCCAGGATCACGTATTAATGACTCTAGTACGGCAAACTCCTTCCGACTTAGTTGTATGGGACGGCCCTCTCGACTTACTTGGTGACGGAATGGATCGAGAGTGATGCCACATGCCTGGTATTGAGTGGCGCGAACGGTGAACTGCCTTCTCCCAAGGGCTCGAACTCGGGCAATAAGCTCTTCGAAGGCGAAGGGCTTTGGCAAATAGTCGTCTGCACCGAGCTCGAATCCTTGAACCTTCTCGTCCGTACGTCGCGCTGCTGTCACCATGATGATAGCGGGACGTTCCGTGCGGTCATTCAGGCGACGGCATACTTCATCTCCACTTATGCCTAGAATGTCGCGATCCAGCAGTACGACGTCGTAGTC from Trueperella pyogenes includes these protein-coding regions:
- a CDS encoding DUF4825 domain-containing protein, which produces MTTLTPRQNLFVQVLISISLALIVIVGFTWIRFYGVEDVADEEDQASYHTHDINVIKEHRKPYVGDNSNTVQTLYALPLASRINRIEIHDTSVVVNLNDGDTADERENVLYSSLAFMAAIDNASLLTYLTPNGSYIVERTALEERFGTPLSAMLDSPDSWQGARALIPVEASSLVIGD
- a CDS encoding DUF4261 domain-containing protein, which codes for MHELGISSIHPDAPAMFSAAAIMRAPIDLDAAVSRFASLWGESVEPNWEVVDERAGDAGRVLHVKVDGVHVLLTPVPHGLVLKKGQLPLHNFHVAASFYAPDDPAPADIPLGRELRRRHLMVKAHTVFTQVMDAVMRETAAIGVYRDELGVLMPPAMVIGLAELLTKGQAPLPLWINVRVHRHDLTFGRTLGLTNFGHLDVQVRESTRSEEEVYNLLMNVANYVVTGETYLLPSQTLGYAEGQEIAISQEVSEADGATVIRLDF
- a CDS encoding deoxynucleoside kinase, coding for MLIAIGGMIGVGKTLAANLIADHLDAPLHLESVEGNVILEKFYTATPEEEQAKRYPFLLQLAFLNSRFSDIKRALESRHAVLDRSIYEDWYFARINTDLGRISELEFSLYENLLANMMEELEFFPKKAPDLFVFLHADFDTIINRISRRGRDFEQDASQLAYFHRLWEGYRDWVENRYHESPVLVFDTDRYDLSDPESQRLLLELVDQKLAESALADAECPVPTVAAVR
- a CDS encoding queuosine precursor transporter — its product is MTATPSHSHDAAQLTPATYAPIRRGYYDYFAVFFVSFLLLSNIGATKLVEVGPLTFDGGAILFPLTYIIGDVLSEVYGFKAAKRAIFMGFVISFLASLTFWLIIMLPAHPDYTSQAAFEEVLGVVWRFVAASLAGYLVGQLLNAKVLTAIKDRWGEEHMWARLVGSTLVGEAADTIIFCLVAWVGVMSWAVIANLALVGFLYKVAVEIVFLPLTYLVINLVKKHEPNYRK
- the tgt gene encoding tRNA guanosine(34) transglycosylase Tgt, with protein sequence MFSLEHRLAGTLARTGTIHTPHGDIRTPAFIPVGTKATVKATLPESVKEVGAQAVLSNAYHLYLQPGSDVVDEAGGLGAFMNWDGPTYTDSGGFQVMSLGSGFKKVLSEEFSGKAMADDAVAPGRERLANVDDDGVWFRSHLNGSKHRFTPEISMRIQHELGADIIFAFDELTTLMNSRSYQEKALERTRLWAERCLVAHKQLTEEREGKPYQQLFGVIQGAQYEDLRRKAARDLGSMEVEGQRFDGFGIGGALEKKNLSTITAWVSEELPEDKARHMLGISEPDDFFACIESGADTFDCVNPSRVARNAAIYSPTGRFNVTRAEFKRDFSPLVEGCGCYTCRHYTKAYIHHLFKAKEMLSSTLCTIHNEHFTVNLVDRIRASIVDGTYWEFKEETLGRFYG
- a CDS encoding sensor histidine kinase, which translates into the protein MISNKIRLTSRARLALSYSALIIACSIVLLAAITIYLSFIPNDIFDFSPDSQAEEDSWPSNNPIIYLQESNVEVTVETGVDLFASLLRLAAISLLILAILSSFVAWWLAGRMLRPLTHVSEAAMRAAEGHLDYRISSDGPRDEITNLIDSFNKMLDSIERSAATQRRFTANASHELRTPLATTRTILDVALAKDGPIDRAVLEKLVKVNERSTQTIEALLDLAQLESDALELTQIDLADVVHKVLQETQPSASSKNLSITHSLESSVICADGRLLYQLVQNLIQNAVHHNIDSGTIFIETTTVSKRDTESHSRLTVSNTGHPLDPAAMTQLTEPFWTSRGRIRQENRGLGLSIVSTIVDRFGAELTLTPRPGGGLQVCVEFASSLKSLPPRHLKRDQ
- a CDS encoding response regulator transcription factor, with the protein product MRVLIVEDESFLAEAIQDGLALYSISSDIVCRGEEALAAIDTYDYDVVLLDRDILGISGDEVCRRLNDRTERPAIIMVTAARRTDEKVQGFELGADDYLPKPFAFEELIARVRALGRRQFTVRATQYQACGITLDPFRHQVSREGRPIQLSRKEFAVLESLIRDPGRVVSAEQLLEEAWDMNANPFTQSVKVTISSLRRKLGQPWVIHTISGVGYVIREDSPQ